The following nucleotide sequence is from Aphelocoma coerulescens isolate FSJ_1873_10779 chromosome 9, UR_Acoe_1.0, whole genome shotgun sequence.
TTCTTCCTGCCCTTGACCCAGAAACTtctccagcccctgcagccaCTTTGCTGTGCTTTGCCAGGACGCCCCAGCTGGCATCGCTTCCCTGAGTTCCCCAGGAATCCTCACCCGTTAGGGACTGattttcctgcctctgccattcccatctatttatttatttttcagttttgtgtcTGAGTGCCCCAGCATGCCCCGAGGCTCTGACCCCCGTGGTGGTGCCCGCTCATTCCAGGAGCATCCAGGATGGCCGAAAGCAGCCTCCTGAGCTGAGCAACTCCCACATCTTGGCTTCACCATCCCCAGCATCCCTCAGCatctctgggatggccctgtgACCCTCACCTACCTCCAAAAAAAAGCGGGCTGGATGCTTTTTCCctgcctgctgttccagctgcCCCTTGGCAGGGCAGAGGTTCTGGAATATTTCCCGGTGCCACCACAGTGCAGGAGAGCTCAATGTCACCTGCTGGTTTATGGTGACTGCCCCCAGGGCCATTCCTGTCCTCAGGGCAGCTTTTCTTTGCTGGATCTGCCTGACAGATGTTGTGGAGCTTTGTGGAGCTCCAGGAAAAGGTTTCCAAACAGGATCATGATCTGTGAATGATAAAACCAGCAGATTTCCCCTTTCCAGGGGCGGATGGAGGCTGGAGGTTGGTGTGAATTTGCCACAAATGGGTCTGCTGGAGTTGTCTGCCACAGCTGAAGGCCAGAGTTTATCCAAGTTTCCTGCCTGGCTGGAGATTGGTTGGATTGCTCCCAAATCCAACGGGCACCTGGCACGGAGTCAAGGGCTTGGCAATGGGGGCTGGAACCAGGAGCTTGTGCCAGTGGGAAttgtgtccagcagagccaggtgTCCCCAGAAGGGCCAGGAGAGAGCCAGGGtcagggtgctgctgcaggagatggATGTTTAATCACCAAGCCCCATCCCAAGTCAGCTCCCAGATTCCCGAGGCTGGGAGCGATGCCAGCAGGCAGGGAGTGGGGAATGCTGCCCCTGTGGAAGCGTGGGaaagggctggcagagctgctcacGTGTGCCTGCTTTTGTCTTCCAGCGGAGCAGAGTCCCTCTCCTCGGATGAAAAAGGTacagggattttgggaaatGCCCCtccttgggaatgggaattctaTAACTGCCTTTAAAAACCTCGGTGTAAACCCTTAGTTTATGGATTATTTTGGTTGTTTGTGCTGGTTTTTAAAATGCCTgttcttttgttgtttattCCCTTTCTCTGAGTACAAAATTAGCAAGAGAAGAGTTAAATCCTTCTCCAGCTtttattccctgcttttctctgGCAGAGGTGACACCCAACGGCATGgagggatcgggatcgggatcggccGAGGAGCACCCGGAGGGTGAGCACACCATGGCTCAGGGATTTCCTCGCTCCTGCGGTGGTGTGGCTGGTCCtgcatcccaaattcccccacacCCACATCCCAAAGCACATCCTTGACTTTCCAGTGCTGGTTTCTCTTCAACTGACGTTTGTGAGAATAATTAATTAAAGCCACATTTGGTGCGTCCGCACGAGCCACGTCTGGTGGGACACACAGCTCCCACCAAGGCTGCTCCCACCTGCCATGGAAAACCATCATTTAACTGGGATGTGCCATGGCTGAAGCTCCAAAATAATCCCAAGACgcataaaacataaaaattaaatgttctGAACGCCCTTCAGAAGGGCCTGGGTGACCCCAAAGTCtcccctggagctgggatttgATGCTCTGATGCTTCTCTCTGCCTCAGTATTTTTTCTGCTCTGTCCCATTATCTAACCTGCTGGCTGGCCTGATGGATCCCAACCTGTGGATGGATCCCTGCGCTCCCATCCCACCTGTGCCTAACGGGGTGTGGTTTTTAAGGAGAGGCCAGTTCCgaaggcagctccagcagcagctcggaAGAGGAGTCAGGTGAGCAGAACATTGTGATTGATCTGTAATCTCTTTTATAGAACTGCTGTTCAGTTTAAagcagctgcttctcctggGAACAGTCTCACAGTTATTAGGGAATGCTAACTCTGATTGCTTTCCCAATAAAACTTTTGGGAGCCAAGGATTTCCTATCAATGATCGAAGGGCAGCAGCTCGTGCTGCTTTCGCCTCTCAGACACAACACCCATGGATGTTGCAGACACAATGCCCACGGATatttttacaccacagcagttGTCCAAACACCAAGAGGCCATAAATTTCCTCAAAAGTTGGCAACAGAACTGGCCAAACAGGATGGACAGGAAAAGAATGAAAGGAAGCGCTTGCTGTTGGTGGGTTTGCACTTCCACGGCTTGTGTGCCAGCAGTTTATTGTGCTTTTGTGTAGTACTGCTAATTAAACAATTCCAatgttttttctccccagatGCCGAGGAGTGGGATGGAGGCAGGCTGGGTGAGTGTGGTTTGTTGTCCCTGTTACCCCTTGCTCAGTGGGAGGAAGCCAGCTCGGATGAACGGCACCCGAGGCGTGCTGTGGGATGGCAGGAAGGATTTCCAGCCACCCCCTCCGTATCttctgggaaaaggagctgctggagagcatCCCTAGGAAGTGGGGGGTGGAGGCCACGAGCTTCCACGTGCAGGGAGTGCTCCTGGTGCCGTTCCAATCCTGCTGCATCTTGGGGATGGGATAGCAGGGCTTGGGAAGGCAgccagctgctggctgctgtttGCCAGGCTGTTTGCTGCAGCAAGGCCTTCTCTggctctcccagcccaggaggGTGTTGGAGTCCCAGGATAGCTCTGGGACAGCCTCCAGGATCCCTTTTTCCTGGGAGGGAGGGTGGGATGGGAAGCAGCTCATCTGGCTCTTGGCACGGTGGCTCTGCCACTCCCctgctcccaaatccaccctTCAGGACACAACCTTTGGCCTGAAGTGCCAGTTCTGCTGGAATTCTGTCCTGTAGGATTCGGCCAGGAGAATCCAGGGCACTCTTAAATCATTTTAGGGACAAACACACTGCAGACAATGTGGTGGCTGCTCCCTGGGAATGCTGTTCCCAGTTTCCATGCCAGGGGTTGTACTTTGTCCTTGGCACCATGAGGCACCATCCTGAGGATGAATCTTTAACCCCTGTGAAAATTTCCAGTAGTTTGGGCAACTTAGGAGCTGTTGGCAAATTTGTATCCTGATGTTCAGCTTCACCCCCAGGCTGTGCAAGGCCTGCAAGGACTCTCAGGAATGTTCTCCTTAGGATTTGCTGAATTTAAGCAAATGAAATTGTGGGATTGTCCTGGGTGAGTGTGAGCAGAAACCCTCTGGAGACTGAGGTGTTTACTCCAAACTCCTTTTTCCTAGGGGAAgaacaggaggagaaggaatcCCCACCTCACAGCAATGAGCCAGGTAGGAACAGATCTCCTGAGGCCTTTTTTATTCCTGGCTCTTTAATTACTTGGCTGTTCTTGAGCTCAtcttcctcttttcccaccAGGAGGGAGCTGCTTGCCACCCTGTGAGCACTGCAGGAATGAAAACGTAGGTTTGTGAGGGAAAAGCCACCCACTTCTTTTGCATGAGATCATTTGCAATCTGTAATCCTAATTTCTTCTCACCttttttaagatatttttttaaaaatctgtttccagGACCAGAAGGAGCAAGTGACCCCCAGGAGACTTGCTGGAGGACAATTTATGTATGAATTTTTTGAATATAATGGGTTTAAGTTTACATTGTTCTGACCAAGGTGCTTCAGTCTTTGCTTGAAGTGGGAGAACGGCTCATTGTCTGCACAAATGCACCTGGATTTGTACTGGAAGGTGCACCCAAACCCTTAAAAATCACAGTTTAGAGCCTGTGCTGCCTCCAGATCCTGGCCCAAGAGAACTCTTGGGAGGGTTTTCCAGGATGCTGCCTTGTCTTGCTGCAATAATTAACAGCCAGCCCCTTGTTATGTGCTGGTTTCAGCCTGGATGCACGTGAGGGGTCTTGCCCTGCTTCACCCTCCCCTCTAGCACTGCATTTTCCCTTGGATGCAGCGCTATTCTCCCTCTGTCTGCCTTGGAATTGTCACTGTGGGATGTCCATGTATCCCTTGCTGTTCTCCACACTGGCTGCTGTTGTTATCCATGGAAAATGTTGGCTCTGACGCCGAGCCCTTCACGTGAGAGCAGCTCCCGGTGCAGGAAGTTTTATGCAAAATGCTCATTTACAGCTGTTTTGCATAGGCTGGGTGGGCCCTCAGTGGTTTTTACCAGCCCAGTGACAGCTCAGACCCAGAGAggagcacactgtggctgctgaGATAAAGCAGGAGGGAGCTGCTCCGTTACCCCGCCAGCTCCCGGTATTTTTGCCGAGTGCCGGATGTCCCTTGCAGGGCGCTGCTGGATGCGGAGGGCTCCTACCAGTGCAGCATCACTGGGCTCATTTTCGAGGTGACAGGCACTGCCAGGATCACGTATTCCCTGTTATCCTGGAGCAAGTACGCCCACCTGGTGAAAAAGCCCTGGATCGTGGGCGGGCCCCTGTTCGACGTGCACTGCGACGCGCCCGGCGCGCTCAGCTCCATCCAGTTCCCGCACTGCCTCTGCCTGGGGGGTGAGTGTGGGGCCAGGGGCTGGGTTTGGTGCCTGGGGATGCTCTGGAAGTGCTGAGCCCTTGGATGTCCCCCCCAGATCACGGCGCTGGCGTGGCCTTCAAGGTGCTGCACATCAAGGGCGGGGGCGCGGCCATCGAGCCCTCGGCCGAGTTCTCGGCGTCGCACGTCAAGTGGGTGGTGAGCTCCCTGTCCCCCGTGGGACCCCTGATCCAGagccagcagcccctgcagtaCCACGGGGCCGTCATCCTCTACAAAGCCATCGATGAGCACCCCTCCCTGTCCTTCTGGGTCTACGTGGCCACCAACAACGACTCCTTCATAAAGGTACGGcccgggctgggagctgggcctggggaGGGTGGGGTAGGGAATCCTGGCGTGGTTtgtgtgggaagggaccttaaatcccatctctttccaccccctgccatgggcagggacaccttccactgtcccaggctgctccaagccccaatgtccggcctggccttgggcactgccagggatccaggggcagccacagctgctctgggcaccctgtgccagggcctgtccaccctcacagggaaggattccttcccaatatccaatctagaCCTACAATCTTTGAATCTgaggccattcccccttttttctgtCACTCCATCCTGTgtaaattgtctctctccagcttttccatgtcCATTCTTTGTcctggtctcttctcccaaggaataagcgacaggacaagaggaagcagcctcaagttgtaccagaggaggtttagattggacattagggaaaattccttcaggaaaaagctggtcaagcattggaacaggctgtccagggcagtggcagGGTCCCCAgtgaaaatttgggaatttgggaaagcAGCTGACAATGAATTCATCCAGGTGCCACCAACTTTCCTGCTGCCAAGGACCACGTTGGCAATAACCTCAGAGGAGAACAGAGCCTGTCTGCAGAGAAAAGAGCTATGGAACTAACCCTGGATAAAATTACAGCTCTAGAAAGTTCCTTGCATTGCCCTGCAATGGGTTATAATTAGGAAATTGGGTTTGTGGGGTTATtcaggagctctggcaggagcaggactTGAATTTACCCTATTACAGTGAGGACAGtgacaaaaccctgccttttaTTGGGGTTGCAAACTCTCTTATTTCACCCCCATGGCAAAATAGCTGGAGAGGTTTGGTGATGCTTTTTGAGTGTGGTTATTCCACAGCTTTCTGGGaagtttggggtcgtggctgtGCTTGTAGAGCTGGGGCCAGAGAACAGCCCAGGCAGCCACATGAACACAGGTTTTAAATGTTAATTCATCTACTAGAATGAGTAACCTTGAAATAATAACCTTGAAATGGTATTTTTTACGTTTTAGGACATCTCAAAAGCTGTGAAGCACTCAAATAAGAAATTTGTTAAAATTGACAAGCCTGCCGTGTGCCAAAAATTactgcaggaaggaaagaagtACAGATTGATCTGTGAGCCAGAAGCTGAAATAACTCCTGAGGTGAGTCCCTTACACTCACCCTTGCTTCCTGCATTGCAGCTGCCCTGGAAATTTGGCACAAAAAGGAGCCATTTGCCTCTTAGAGCCCTAAAATTTTGGGATGAAATCCTGATGCTGAAGTCAACAGCAAAACTCCGGGGAGATTGGAGTTAGGCTCGGATCTGTCccaacagccagttgccttctcttcagtttatcttagagaaatatttatttttgacaTGTTTCTGTTGTGTAGGAGATTGAATTTGTTGATGGATCACTCTTGAAGCTGAAGAGTTACTTTGAAGTGTACTTGGAGAAGCCTGATGACTTCACCATGTCCCTGGTGGAGCAGGACTCGGATGAGACCGTCTGGAAAGCCAAACTCCGAGAGAGTGAGTCCTTGGGAACCAGGGAATGGTCTGGGATGGAACAGACCTTAAAGGtcacccagttccacccctAGGGAccccttcccctatcccaggctgctccaagccccagtgtccagcctggccttgggcactgccagggatccaggggcagccacagctgctctgggcaccctgtgccagggcctgcccaccctcccagggaggaattcctgcccaatatcccatccatccctgctctctggcagtggaaagccattccctgtgtcctgtccctccatcccttgtaagTTGTCtctttccatctttcctgtagctccttcaggcactgggaggccccagttaggtcaccccagagcttctcctctccaggctgaacaatcccagctctcccagcctttcctcccagcagagctgctggtcATGGAATGTTTGtttttggaagggaccttaaagaccatttagttccaacccccctgcctaTTATTCCATGTTATAACATATTATTCCATATATTATCCATAGAATTGTATAATATAATATGAAATTGCATATTTTGCATTGTAACTTGCAATCTCTCTGGCCTATTTGGGCCTGCTGCAGCACGTtgaataaaaggggaaaaatctcATTCTGTCAAACCTCAGGGGTTGGAATCCACCCAACAGCTTTGCTTTGTGCctgggaattcctggaggtgggGCCCAGCACTGGGAATTCCTCCCTCACGTTTGTCTCCTGTGACCTTTCCCAGGGGATTGGATCCATTATGACCAGAACAAGAACGAGCAGAGGAGGAGCACAGCCAGTGAGTGACTTTGCAGAGAACTTGGGGTTGGGGTGGTTTGTTCCTTGGGcccctctctgcctctggggagaGGTGACACAAGCGACAGCACCTCTGATCCCTTCCCAGGTGTGAAGAAGCGGAAGCCAGCCCTCAGCATCCTGGAGGAAGAGGGGCTCcacagcaaaaagcagaagactggcagcactgcaggtggggcctCGCTGTGGCCTTGGGAAGAGCCTGgttggggttgttttgtgtCCTGGGAGTTGAAACCCAGCTCACCTTTTAAAAGACTTTTCCCTCTGCAATGGTCCAGGCTTGggggagagcagctggaaaggtgtctgctggaaaaggagctgggggTGGTGGTTGGCAGGGCCTGGACATGAGCCACGGGTGGCCAAGGAGGTCCCAGCAATGCCCACaggcccagggcagtgcccatcccctgtgctggcactgctgaggctcctccagccctgggggcgGTTTTGGGACCCTCACAAGGACATGGAAGGGCTGGGGCATgtgcagggaagggaatggggttgggaaaggggctggagcagctgagggagctgggaaaggggctcaggctggagcaaaggaggctcaggggggaccttgtggctctgcacaagtccctgacaggagggggcagccgggggggtcaggctctgctcccagggaacagggacaggagagagggaacggcctcaaaTTGCAGCAGAGAAGGTTGgggttggatattggggaaaatCCAATGTTTTTCAGATGGAATGGGCACAAAAAGCTTAACAGACCAACAGCTGCTGGCGGTCGCCAAGCTCCTGGACCGGCACTGGAGGGAGGTCGCCATCGAGTGTCTCCAGATGGAGATGAAGGACATCGAGGACATCCAGGCCATGGAGAAGGACGTGAACATTCAGAAATTGCAGGTGCTGAGGAAGTGGAGAGACAGGGAGCAGGGCAATGGATCTGCAGAGGCTTTGCAGAGAAGCCTCGGGGAAAAAGCGACCTACGAGATCCTGCAGACGCTGCAAGGTATCAGCTCCTTGGTTACTGAATCCATCCCTGGCTCAGCTGGACTTTGGGAATTCCCATCAGGGAATTTACAAATCCCCAGTGTGTGGTTTATTATGGAGGTCAAAATGGTGTCCCTTCTGCTTTCAGCAGTGACTtgatgttttggggtgtttgatCCTTCCCTTCAGAAATGGATACAAAATGAAGAATAGTTTTGCCCTGAGTATGGAGAGCACTCTCAGCATGACCTGGGTGTCCAAACTGGTTCCTGGGATTCCCTGGAAGTCCCAAGAAGAGCTGCTTGGGTCTTTATTTCAGGAATGGTTAATGAACACCTTCCCTGCTGGATGACTTGGTGGTTCCATCTCTTATGGGAATGGATTTCCCAAGGCAGCTCCCCCTCCTTTCTGTGGAGCTCTTGTGTTCAGTTCACCTTCTGCAAATCCAAATTATTCAGGGAGCTGGGAATTATCCCTGTCcgtggcaggggttggaattaaatgacctttaaggtcctttccaacccaaaccattccataattTTATGGACTCAGCCAGCCGAGGGCAATTGTCCTGAAAAATTAaatgtggggttgttttttttttttttttttgcaacagcAAAACTTTGTTCTTAATTCCTTAACTCAGGACAAAAGGAAACGTGGGACAAAACTCCTCAGGTTGTGCCTGGGgatgtttagattggatattgggaaaaatttcttcatggaaagggctgtccaggCTGGGCACAGTCACCACCCTGGAGGGGTCGAGCAGATGTGTGCATGTGGCTCCTGGGGAcgtggggcagtggtggccttgggaTGGAGTGGGGGcatggttggactggatggtcttagagggcttttccagcctaattCCATGACTGATTCTCCCTGGAAACAGCCTGGCTGGCAAAGGTGGAGAGCTCTCCCTCCCAGACTCTGTGCCACAGCCTCGTGCTGCCTTGGGGGCTTTCATACATTTATTTCTCAActggaatatttttaaattcaatttcTTTCTCCACTTGGGTCTTGCAGGCACTTCCAGAGATCCCATAATCCAtgtgtgttttttccttccctcaggtttctcagctcagagctgagccagctgaaggaggaggagggagg
It contains:
- the CARD8 gene encoding caspase recruitment domain-containing protein 8; the encoded protein is MALLDAEGSYQCSITGLIFEVTGTARITYSLLSWSKYAHLVKKPWIVGGPLFDVHCDAPGALSSIQFPHCLCLGDHGAGVAFKVLHIKGGGAAIEPSAEFSASHVKWVVSSLSPVGPLIQSQQPLQYHGAVILYKAIDEHPSLSFWVYVATNNDSFIKDISKAVKHSNKKFVKIDKPAVCQKLLQEGKKYRLICEPEAEITPEEIEFVDGSLLKLKSYFEVYLEKPDDFTMSLVEQDSDETVWKAKLRERDWIHYDQNKNEQRRSTASVKKRKPALSILEEEGLHSKKQKTGSTADGMGTKSLTDQQLLAVAKLLDRHWREVAIECLQMEMKDIEDIQAMEKDVNIQKLQVLRKWRDREQGNGSAEALQRSLGEKATYEILQTLQGFSAQS